The nucleotide window CGCCAATGCATTAATTGGTAAACCTCGCTTATTAACCACAGCAAACGCTTGCGGGGCATTACCCTGCTGAGCCAAACCTAACAGCATACGGCTGTTACAATAAACACAACTGTTATAAACAGAAAGTGCCGCCGACAACACCACCAGATTCAGAATGTTCGCCACTAAGTTACTGTCTAATGCGTGGAAAATCATCACAAACGGGCTGCCACCCTCCACCACTTTTTCCCAAGGATAAAGCGATAACAGCACCGCTAACGCGCCCACGTAGAAAATAAGAATACGAAACAACACCTGATTGGTGGCACGTGGAATACTTTTCTCTGGCTCATCGGCTTCTGCCGCAGTTATCCCGACCAGTTCTAGGCCACCAAACGAAAACATGATCACGGCCATCGCCATCATTAACCCAGTAACACCATGCGGAAAGAAGCCGCCGTGCTGCCATAAGTTAGTCACCGAAGCGTCTGGCCCACCCGTACCACTGAATAACAGATAACCGCCAAACAAGATCATCCCGATGATGGCGGCTACCTTAATAATCGAAAACCAGAATTCCAGCTCACCATACATTTTTACGGTGGTTAGATTAAGTGCATTAATCACAACAAAAAAGACGGCCGCCGATACCCATGTCGGGATCTCCGGAAACCAATACTGCACATAGATGCCCACCGCACTCAGCTCGGCCATGCTGACTAACACATACAGTACCCAGTAGTTCCAGCCCGACATAAAACCAGCAAACGGGCTCCAGTATTTATTGGCAAAATGACTGAATGAACCGGCTACCGGTTCTTCGACCACCATTTCACCTAGTTGGCGCATGATAAAAAAAGCAATTAATCCGGCAATACCATACCCCAGCAGCACAGCAGGGCCTGCCATCTGGATAGTCTGGGCAATGCCAAGAAACAGGCCGGTGCCGACAGCACCACCTAAAGCAATCAGCTGAATATGACGGTTTTTCAAGCCACGTTTTAATTGTCCATGCGACTGCGACGAATCCATATCCCATCTCCAAATAATAAAATACATCTGGATAAAGCATCAAACAGACCAAGTCAGTCAGATTACTTACAATGAATTGATTTATATAAATATATTTATAAATTCATCATGAATCAGATCAGTTACAGAGATAGAGCGCGTTTATTTTGTGCATATTGATCACAAATAATGCGAGAAACATGCATTAATGATCCATAAAACCGCTTATTTGTGAGGCAGCAGATCGGGCGGTTGTAATGCATTATGCCAACAAGATTAAAACTGATAGGCTAAATATCCATTGGATTGATTAAGTGCGGGCCGTATGTATCACATCGATGATTATGATTTAAAAATTTTAACCCTCTTGCAAACCAACGGGCGGCTGACCAATTCCGAACTCAGCGAATTAACCGGCCTCTCGTCGTCACAGTGCTCGCGGCGACGCATTGCGCTGGAACAAGCACAGCTGATTCTTGGCTATCATGCCCGGCTTGCCCCTGACGCAGTTGGTCAGGAAATGATTGGTTTAATTGAAGTTAAATTAATTAATCACACCCCTGATTGTGTCAGCAGCTTTCATGAGATGCTGGAAAATGTCGATGCGATTATTGATGCGTTTAAGACCACCGGCGATGCTGATTATCTACTGAAAGTAGCGGTTGCCAATTTACAAAGCCTCAGTGATCTCATTAGCCAGATCCTTTCGCAAAATCGCAGTGTTGCTCATTTGAAAACATCTGTGGTTTTAAATCGTTTAAAAGAAAATGGCATCATCATTCCCTCGACACCCACTTACCACGAGAGCAAATAACAACTCCGATTAGTAGTGGTGAACTTATTGCACGATTCATGCATTGATTTGCACTTTTACGCATGTATCATGCATTTTGTTTGAATTTGTACACGTTGATAAACGCAAAACACGGACCAATTCAAACAACACCATTTCTATCAGAGGGAACGTTATATGAGTAATTCGCAAGTCATGGAAGAGCCGTTGACGCATCGGATCTATGAAGATTGCTTTGCGATTGTCATCGGCACATCAATGGTTTCTTTTGGTGTCATACTATTGAAACAAGCGGGTGCATTAACAGGCAGTATTGCCGGGCTTGCGTTCCTTTTGCATTATCTGACCCACACGGCGTTTGGTGTTTTCTTCTTCCTACTGAATTTGCCATTCTACTATCTCGCGATTCGCCGCATGGGCTGGCCGTTTACGATCAAGACTTTTTCCGCCGTAGTCTGTGTATCCGTGTTTTCAGAATGGCACCCGTTGTTTATTCACATCGACCAGCTCAATCCATTCTATGCCGCTATTTTTGGCAACATCCTGATGGGAGTTGGCTTCATCGTCTTATTCCGCCACAAGATGAGCCTGGGTGGTATTAATGTGCTGGCGCTTTATCTGCAAGATCGCGGCATCATCAAAGCAGGAAAACTCCAGATGATCATTGATACTTGTGTGCTGTTTGCTTCGTTCTTTATTGTCAGCAAAGAGATGATGCTTGCCTCACTGATTGGTGCTTTTATCATGAATATGATCATCACCATTAATCACCGGCCAGAACGGTATTTGGGATAAAAAACAGACATAAGAAAAGGGAGCTGCAGCTCCCTTTTCTTTATTAGAACATCAATCATTGATCGTGTTATTTACTCGCCGTTTCCGATTTCTCAAATTTTTCAGGTTGAAGAACAAAGTCTTCCCCCATCCGAATTTCATCACGCAGAGTTGGCAGCATGGCTTCTAACGAATCCTTTTCAGCTTGAGTCAGAGGCCCGTAAGGTAACACCTTATACCAGCCCTCTTTACCTAAGCGCATGGGTTGTGAGAAGAAACGGCTGTGTTGGCTGCCGCCTTCCACATAAGCGCATTCCACCACGTTTTCCTCACCCATCAGACCTCGAACCACCGCATTAACAAAACGATGTGCTGCGGCAGCCATGGCCAGTGTTGCGGAACCATTGCCCGCTTTAGCTTCCACAACTTCAGTGCCTGCATCCTGAATATGACGTACCAATTGTGCAGCTTCTTCATCGGTGAATTCAAAACCACCGACTTGCGACATTACTGGCAGAATGGTTTTACCACTGTGACCACCAATCACATTCACGCGGATAGTGCCGGCAGCACGCCCTTGTGAATTGGCAACAAACGTTTCAGCACGGATAACATCCAACATTGTGACGCCAAACAATTTCTGCGGATTATAAACACCGGCTTTTTTCAACACTTCCGCCGCAACCGGCACCATGCTGTTCACTGGGTTGGTAATAATGCAGAAACAAGCATTCGGACAAATCGACGCAGCTTCAGATACTAATGCCTGAATAACACCGGCATTAAATTTAAACAAATCGCTGCGATCCATACCCGGTTTACGAGCAATGCCTGCACAGATCACGACCACATTACTGCCTTCCAATGCTTTGGGCAGATCAGTGCCAGCAAAGCCTTTTACCGCAACATCAGTAGGAATATGGCTCAAATCAACAGCAATACCCGGTGTCACTGGCGCAACATCATACAGAGCCAGTTTAAAGCCGGCGGGCAGTTTCATCTTTAATAATAGGGACAGCGCTTGCCCTATACCACCAGCAGCACCGAGAACAGTTATTTTCATAGCAAGCTCCATATTTTTGTTGTTGTGATGGTAGTTATAAGTATTGCTCATCTGAAAATAGTAGAAAGTGACGTATCCTCCAAACACACCCACGGGAAGTGTGAGCTGGGTGACACTCTTTCTTTATTCAGACTGAATCGTTTAACTCGCTTCTCAGGCCATTTTTGCATGCTGACTTCCAGCAACCACTGCCTAGTTCCTGTGAACTAATATCTATTTTTATGCAGCAATCGTTGAAATATATGCAGCCAGACTGCAAAATTGTTGTTTATGAACGATTCATCTCGGATTTTACATGAAACCCGGCGAAAAACAGGAACAACTTGTTAAGGCTTTCAAAGCCTTATTACGAGAAGAGCGATTTGGATCACAGGCTGAAATTGTTACGGCACTGAATGAAATCGGCTTTGAAAACATTAACCAGTCGAAAGTATCCCGGATGTTAAGCCGCTTTGGTGCGGTACGAACCCGTAATGCTAAAACGGAAATGGTGTATTGCTTACCCGTAGAATTGGGTATTCCGACGATCAACAGCCCACTGAAAAATCTGGTGCTGGATGTCGATCACAACGGCATTATTCTGGTGATCCATACCACACCGGGTGCTGCACAATTGATTGCCCGCATGCTGGATTCATTAGGTAAAGCAGAAGGTATTCTCGGCACCATTGCTGGTGATGACACTATCTTCATCACACCAACAGCAGAAACCGACATCGACGAGCTTTACGACTCTGTTCTGGAGTTATTTGAACAGACGGGTTAGTCGTCAGCCATAAAAAAGGGACCGTAAGGTCCCAATATGTCTGAACGAACAATCTGAAAAAAACAGAATTAGATGGCTTCGCCATCCATTTCGCCGGTACGAATACGCACAACATGTGCCAGGTCGTACACGAAAATCTTACCGTCACCAATTTTACCGGTATAAGCGGCTTTGCTAATCGCTTCGATAATGCTTTCAACGTTATCGTCAGAAGTAGCGATATCCAGTTTTACTTTCGGCAGAAAGTCGACCTGATATTCAGCACCGCGATACAATTCGGTGTGACCTTTTTGACGGCCAAAACCTTTCACTTCGGACACGGTCATACCATCTACGCCAAGTGCAGCAACAGCTTCACGCACGTCATCCAATTTGAACGGTTTAATGATTGCACTGATAAGTTTCATAGTTAAACTCCCACTCCCTGGTTAATTGGGCTTAACTGAAACAATTCAATGTCTGTGCCATTTATTAAATATCGTTATTTTTCAATAATTTAATAACACAAAATCCATTCATCATACTATTGATGAACACAATTATGCACTTCTCGCCAGCACTGCGACAAAAACGCCCCAAAAAGGGGCGTCATTGTGGGTCATTTATCTATTCTTGCTCGGTAATAAACTCTCGCCAGGCACGAAGTAACAATTCAAAGTCTTCCAGACCACAAGCAGCAAACAATTCATCGTCGTAATAACTTAACCCCTGCTCATTATCTTCTATCGGTGTTTCAAATTGCAGTTCCAACGCGCTGACGGTAGCAGCCTCTTCTTCCAGATACAGACAAAAGGTCTTGCCGGATAATTTGTAATCGTCACCAGCATGTAATAAGTGCGCGGTGGCTTTCAGAATTTCATCACAGAGGGGTAAATTCTCACCCAACTCATCAGTCAGCCAAAAACCAAAGGCTTCATGCCCCATCGATAAACGAGCCCGGCAACGACCGTCGATGTCCCGGACAAACTCATGATCCATACCTTGCTCTCCTGAACAACGGCAATACGGGTCATCCTTTACCTTTTCAGTCTGTCAGCAGACTGCGTTTGCCTGATTATGCTTACTTATTAACAATAGTTGAAAGTTATTGGAAACAGTGAAAAAAGAGAAGGGCAAGTCGATGACCTGCCCTTCATGTGATCACAAATTACCGTTTTATGCCGGTACTTGCAAAATCACTTCTGCTGCTTTACTGGTATAACTGGCGATCTGATCAAAGTTCAGATAACGATAAACGTCTGCCGCCATCGCATCCAGTTCCTTCGCGTAAGATTGATACTCTTCCACGCTTGGGATCCGGCCCAGAATCGCTGCCACAGAAGCCAGTTCTGCCGAAGCCAGATACACGTTAGCGCCCTGACCTAAACGGTTCGGGAAGTTACGGGTCGAGGTAGAGACCACGGTAGTGCCGTCGCCAACACGCGCCTGGTTACCCATACACAGTGAACAACCCGGGATTTCGATACGCGCACCCACGCGACCGAAAATGCCGTAATAACCTTCTTCGGTCAGTTGGTCACGATCCATTTTGGTCGGTGGTGCGATCCACAGGCGGGTATGCAGCTGACCTTTGAACTGGTTCAGCAATTTACCCGCGGCACGGAAGTGACCGATGTTGGTCATGCAAGAACCGATGAACACTTCATCGATCTTGTCGCCCGCAACCGTTGACAGCAGACGGGCATCATCCGGATCGTTCGGCGCACACAAGATCGGCTCTTTGATTTCGTTCATGTCGATTTCAATGATCGCGGCGTATTCCGCATCCGCATCGGCTTCCATCAATTTTGGATTAGCCAGCCACTCTTGCATGCCTGCAATACGACGCTCGATAGTACGTTTATCACCGTAACCTTCCGCCAGCATCCATTTCAGCATCACGATGTTGGAGTTCAGGTATTCCGCGATTGGCGCTTCATCCAGCTTGATAGTACAGCCTGCAGCAGAACGTTCCGCACTGGCGTCAGCCAGTTCAAATGCCTGTTCTACTTTCAGCTCTGGCAGACCCTCAATTTCCAGAATACGACCGGAGAAAATGTTTTTCTTGCCCGCTTTTTCCACGGTCAATAAACCCATCTGAATGGCTTGGTAAGGGATCGCATGCACCAGATCACGCAAGGTGATACCGGGTTGTAATTCGCCTTTAAAGCGCACCAGTACAGACTCTGGCATATCCAATGGCATCACACCGGTAGCAGCAGCAAACGCCACCAGACCCGAGCCAGCAGGGAAAGAAACACCGATTGGGAAACGGGTGTGCGAGTCACCACCAGTACCCACGGTATCCGGCAGCAGCATACGGTTCAGCCAGCTATGGATAACACCATCGCCCGGGCGCAGTGAAACACCGCCACGGTTCATGATGAAATCTGGCAGCGTGTGGTGCGTCTGCACATCAACTGGTTTTGGATAAGCAGCCGTGTGACAGAAAGACTGCATGACCAGATCAGCCGAGAAACCCAGACAGGCCAGATCTTTCAGCTCGTCGCGGGTCATCGGGCCAGTGGTATCTTGCGAGCCCACTGTGGTCATTTTTGGTTCGCAGTAAGTGCCCGGACGAATGCCGGCAACACCACAGGCTTTACCCACCATTTTTTGCGCCAGTGTATAACCTTTACCGGTATCAGCGACTGGTTTCGGACGGTTAAACACGGTCGATGCCGGCAGGCCCAGCATGTCACGCGCTTTGTCGGTCAGACCTCGACCCACGATCAATGGAATCCGGCCACCGGCGCGCACTTCATCCAACAGTACGTCAGTTTTCAGCTCGAAAGTGGCAATCACTTCGTCGCTGCCGTGAACGGTCACTTTACCGGCATATGGGTAGATGTCGATGACATCACCGGTGTTCATCTTGCTGACATCCAGCTCGATTGGCAGTGCGCCGGCATCTTCCATGGTGTTGAAGAAGATTGGGGCAATTTTGCCACCCAGCACGAAACCGCCCGCACGTTTGTTTGGCACGTTCGGGATGTCATCCCCCATGAACCACAGTACAGAGTTGGTCGCTGATTTACGTGATGAACCAGTACCAACCACGTCACCCACGTACACCAGCGGGAAACCTTTCTGTTTCAGTGCTTCCAGCGTTTTGATCGGGCCAACTGCGCCTTCTTGATCGGCGGTGATCCCCGGACGGCTGTTTTTCAGCATCGCTAACGCGTGCAATGGGATATCAGGACGTGACCAGGCATCTTGTGCCGGCGACAGATCGTCGGTGTTGGTTTCACCGGTCACTTTGAAAACAGTCAGGGTGACTTTGTCAGCCAGCTGTGGACGGTTCAGATACCATTCCGCATTCGCCCATGATTCCATGACCTGTTTGGCAAACGCATTACCGGCCTGCAGTTTTTCCTGCACGTCATGGAAAGAATCAAACAACAGCAAGGTGTGAGACAGTGCTTTCGCAGCAATGGGGGCCAGTTTAGCATCATCCAGCAGATCGATCAGAGGCTGAATGTTGTAGCCACCTTGCATGGTACCCAGCAATTCAGTGGCTTTTTCTGCGCTGATCACCGGAGAGGTTACGGTACCTTTGGTTACCGCAGCCAGAAAGCCGGCTTTGACATAAGCGGCTTCATCGACTCCAGGTGGTACACGATCAGCCAGCAGTTCTAGTAATACGGCTTCTTCGCCGGCCGGTGGATTTTTCAGTAATTCAACCAACCCGGCAACCTGTTCGGCTGATAATGGTTTTGGCGCAATACCTTGCGCAGCACGTTCTGCAACATGTTGACGATAGCTTTCTAGCACAATGCACTCCTCTCTGGAAATTCAGCCCCGCCGCTCATCCCTGAACAGTTGTCAGTAGCTTGGCTGTAAAGCAAACGGGGGATAACTATAGTGAATTTATATGCAAAATAGAAACATAACTGCTTATTAGCAGCGACCTTTCTTGGCCTGACCGGGAGGGCAGAAACCACCGTGCCCTGCAGGATACTGACCACCTT belongs to uncultured Tolumonas sp. and includes:
- a CDS encoding amino acid permease translates to MDSSQSHGQLKRGLKNRHIQLIALGGAVGTGLFLGIAQTIQMAGPAVLLGYGIAGLIAFFIMRQLGEMVVEEPVAGSFSHFANKYWSPFAGFMSGWNYWVLYVLVSMAELSAVGIYVQYWFPEIPTWVSAAVFFVVINALNLTTVKMYGELEFWFSIIKVAAIIGMILFGGYLLFSGTGGPDASVTNLWQHGGFFPHGVTGLMMAMAVIMFSFGGLELVGITAAEADEPEKSIPRATNQVLFRILIFYVGALAVLLSLYPWEKVVEGGSPFVMIFHALDSNLVANILNLVVLSAALSVYNSCVYCNSRMLLGLAQQGNAPQAFAVVNKRGLPINALAVSALATGFCVVLNFVMPGQAFGLLMSLVVSALVINWIMICVTHLKFRTAKHNLQQTTKFQSLGYPLTNGICLLFLLGILVVMAMTPGMAISVWLIPVWLILLSIGYQIKRKYIEPDGLVGVGES
- a CDS encoding Lrp/AsnC family transcriptional regulator yields the protein MYHIDDYDLKILTLLQTNGRLTNSELSELTGLSSSQCSRRRIALEQAQLILGYHARLAPDAVGQEMIGLIEVKLINHTPDCVSSFHEMLENVDAIIDAFKTTGDADYLLKVAVANLQSLSDLISQILSQNRSVAHLKTSVVLNRLKENGIIIPSTPTYHESK
- a CDS encoding YitT family protein, producing MSNSQVMEEPLTHRIYEDCFAIVIGTSMVSFGVILLKQAGALTGSIAGLAFLLHYLTHTAFGVFFFLLNLPFYYLAIRRMGWPFTIKTFSAVVCVSVFSEWHPLFIHIDQLNPFYAAIFGNILMGVGFIVLFRHKMSLGGINVLALYLQDRGIIKAGKLQMIIDTCVLFASFFIVSKEMMLASLIGAFIMNMIITINHRPERYLG
- the mdh gene encoding malate dehydrogenase — translated: MKITVLGAAGGIGQALSLLLKMKLPAGFKLALYDVAPVTPGIAVDLSHIPTDVAVKGFAGTDLPKALEGSNVVVICAGIARKPGMDRSDLFKFNAGVIQALVSEAASICPNACFCIITNPVNSMVPVAAEVLKKAGVYNPQKLFGVTMLDVIRAETFVANSQGRAAGTIRVNVIGGHSGKTILPVMSQVGGFEFTDEEAAQLVRHIQDAGTEVVEAKAGNGSATLAMAAAAHRFVNAVVRGLMGEENVVECAYVEGGSQHSRFFSQPMRLGKEGWYKVLPYGPLTQAEKDSLEAMLPTLRDEIRMGEDFVLQPEKFEKSETASK
- the argR gene encoding transcriptional regulator ArgR; this encodes MKPGEKQEQLVKAFKALLREERFGSQAEIVTALNEIGFENINQSKVSRMLSRFGAVRTRNAKTEMVYCLPVELGIPTINSPLKNLVLDVDHNGIILVIHTTPGAAQLIARMLDSLGKAEGILGTIAGDDTIFITPTAETDIDELYDSVLELFEQTG
- the glnK gene encoding P-II family nitrogen regulator produces the protein MKLISAIIKPFKLDDVREAVAALGVDGMTVSEVKGFGRQKGHTELYRGAEYQVDFLPKVKLDIATSDDNVESIIEAISKAAYTGKIGDGKIFVYDLAHVVRIRTGEMDGEAI
- a CDS encoding YacL family protein, with product MDHEFVRDIDGRCRARLSMGHEAFGFWLTDELGENLPLCDEILKATAHLLHAGDDYKLSGKTFCLYLEEEAATVSALELQFETPIEDNEQGLSYYDDELFAACGLEDFELLLRAWREFITEQE
- the acnB gene encoding bifunctional aconitate hydratase 2/2-methylisocitrate dehydratase; protein product: MLESYRQHVAERAAQGIAPKPLSAEQVAGLVELLKNPPAGEEAVLLELLADRVPPGVDEAAYVKAGFLAAVTKGTVTSPVISAEKATELLGTMQGGYNIQPLIDLLDDAKLAPIAAKALSHTLLLFDSFHDVQEKLQAGNAFAKQVMESWANAEWYLNRPQLADKVTLTVFKVTGETNTDDLSPAQDAWSRPDIPLHALAMLKNSRPGITADQEGAVGPIKTLEALKQKGFPLVYVGDVVGTGSSRKSATNSVLWFMGDDIPNVPNKRAGGFVLGGKIAPIFFNTMEDAGALPIELDVSKMNTGDVIDIYPYAGKVTVHGSDEVIATFELKTDVLLDEVRAGGRIPLIVGRGLTDKARDMLGLPASTVFNRPKPVADTGKGYTLAQKMVGKACGVAGIRPGTYCEPKMTTVGSQDTTGPMTRDELKDLACLGFSADLVMQSFCHTAAYPKPVDVQTHHTLPDFIMNRGGVSLRPGDGVIHSWLNRMLLPDTVGTGGDSHTRFPIGVSFPAGSGLVAFAAATGVMPLDMPESVLVRFKGELQPGITLRDLVHAIPYQAIQMGLLTVEKAGKKNIFSGRILEIEGLPELKVEQAFELADASAERSAAGCTIKLDEAPIAEYLNSNIVMLKWMLAEGYGDKRTIERRIAGMQEWLANPKLMEADADAEYAAIIEIDMNEIKEPILCAPNDPDDARLLSTVAGDKIDEVFIGSCMTNIGHFRAAGKLLNQFKGQLHTRLWIAPPTKMDRDQLTEEGYYGIFGRVGARIEIPGCSLCMGNQARVGDGTTVVSTSTRNFPNRLGQGANVYLASAELASVAAILGRIPSVEEYQSYAKELDAMAADVYRYLNFDQIASYTSKAAEVILQVPA